Proteins co-encoded in one Natrinema sp. CBA1119 genomic window:
- a CDS encoding Zn-ribbon domain-containing OB-fold protein — MTDATNDGYDEFLEALADGEGYFYACSNEHGLLPPRQACPHCGDRELARRELPQTGEIVTHTTVSVPTPQFDDDAPYVTAIVDFGQVRLTGIVRGVDRDDVAIEQRVTATVEPSETTADRTITFRPAQ, encoded by the coding sequence ATGACTGATGCCACCAACGATGGGTACGACGAGTTCCTCGAGGCGCTCGCGGACGGGGAGGGATACTTCTACGCTTGCTCGAATGAGCACGGCCTGCTTCCGCCGCGGCAGGCCTGTCCGCACTGCGGCGACCGTGAGTTAGCACGCCGAGAACTGCCACAGACGGGAGAGATCGTTACCCACACGACGGTCTCCGTTCCGACGCCACAGTTCGACGACGATGCCCCCTACGTCACTGCTATCGTCGACTTCGGACAGGTACGGCTCACGGGGATCGTCCGCGGAGTCGACCGTGACGACGTCGCGATCGAACAGCGGGTCACTGCAACCGTCGAACCGAGCGAGACAACGGCCGATCGGACGATCACGTTCCGTCCAGCGCAGTAA
- a CDS encoding thioesterase family protein, which translates to MAHTTDITVEWGDTDAGGLIYYPRFFHFVVVGLNDYFTPAVDGGHPMEAYRSDGYLLPAVEASASFHSPLRAGDGATIETTIVRIGDTSLTVAFSVTHRSSGEEAADGEVSFVFVDSDFEPASLPESFHDCVCNRGDATE; encoded by the coding sequence ATGGCCCACACTACCGACATCACCGTCGAATGGGGAGATACCGACGCTGGCGGGCTGATCTACTATCCGCGATTCTTCCACTTCGTGGTCGTCGGGCTGAACGACTACTTCACTCCGGCCGTCGACGGCGGCCATCCGATGGAGGCCTACCGATCGGACGGGTATCTCCTTCCCGCAGTCGAGGCGTCGGCATCGTTTCACTCGCCGCTTCGAGCCGGCGACGGCGCGACTATCGAGACGACCATCGTCCGAATCGGCGACACCTCGCTCACGGTGGCGTTTTCGGTAACGCACCGCTCGAGCGGCGAAGAGGCCGCCGACGGCGAGGTGTCGTTCGTCTTCGTCGATTCCGATTTCGAGCCGGCGTCGTTGCCCGAGTCGTTTCACGACTGCGTCTGTAACCGCGGCGACGCGACTGAGTGA
- a CDS encoding acyl-CoA synthetase, with amino-acid sequence MGVNYDAEVESFEWTIPDSYTITSVVADHAEEFGDRVAVRFLNEDGDREERTYADIRDDTNRFANGLEASGVGKGDRIMHLFPRHPDAFAVQLGALATGSLLVPCSSMLRSKDIEFRANDCNATSIVVHESLTDMVEPILDETPLERVIVLDGTEADLHGENWTTATDVMADESADYDGPELTADDPMTINYTSGTTGQPKPVLHKHRWQYCFNRINAPYWWGVDEETDLEDELLWATTGTGWAKWFWSPVGVGLTTGATQLIYDGAFEPETFLEILEEESVTKLCSVPTQYRMFANADLEAYDVQLNDTLSAGEPLNREPIERIRDAWGVTPRDGYGQTETVALVTNYPGIDIKSGSMGKPTPGVGATIIDVDDEEEVETGEIGEIAVPVDSPAIFDGYYEKPELDEQKLSGDYYRTGDLASADEDGYFFFEGRADDIIISSGYRIGPFEVEDALVSHDAVAEAAVVDSPHEERGNVVKAYVILSEDYESSDELKDEIQAFMKEETAPYKYPRRIEFTDELPKTSSGKIRRVELREQEQEKHNL; translated from the coding sequence ATGGGTGTAAATTACGACGCAGAAGTGGAGAGCTTCGAGTGGACCATCCCGGACTCGTACACGATCACGTCGGTCGTCGCCGACCACGCCGAGGAGTTCGGCGATCGAGTCGCCGTTCGGTTTCTGAACGAGGACGGCGATCGCGAGGAACGGACGTACGCCGACATCCGGGACGACACGAATCGGTTCGCGAACGGGCTCGAGGCGAGCGGTGTCGGCAAAGGCGACCGGATCATGCACCTCTTCCCCCGTCATCCCGACGCCTTTGCCGTGCAGCTCGGTGCGCTGGCGACCGGTTCGCTGTTGGTCCCCTGCTCGTCGATGCTTCGCTCGAAAGATATCGAATTCCGGGCGAACGACTGTAATGCAACGAGCATCGTCGTCCACGAGTCGCTGACTGACATGGTCGAGCCGATCCTCGACGAGACGCCCCTCGAGCGCGTAATCGTTCTCGATGGCACCGAGGCGGATCTACACGGCGAGAATTGGACGACCGCCACGGATGTTATGGCTGATGAATCGGCCGACTACGACGGCCCGGAGCTGACGGCTGACGATCCGATGACGATCAACTATACCAGCGGGACGACCGGTCAGCCGAAGCCGGTCTTACACAAACACCGCTGGCAGTACTGCTTCAATCGCATCAACGCTCCGTACTGGTGGGGTGTCGACGAGGAGACCGACCTCGAGGACGAACTGCTGTGGGCGACGACCGGGACCGGCTGGGCGAAGTGGTTCTGGAGCCCGGTCGGTGTCGGCCTGACGACCGGTGCGACCCAGCTCATCTACGACGGGGCGTTCGAGCCCGAAACGTTCCTCGAGATCCTCGAGGAAGAGAGCGTTACCAAGCTCTGTTCCGTCCCGACCCAGTACCGGATGTTCGCGAACGCCGACCTCGAGGCGTACGACGTCCAGCTGAACGACACGCTCTCGGCGGGCGAACCGCTCAACCGCGAACCGATCGAGCGTATCCGGGACGCATGGGGCGTCACTCCGCGCGACGGCTACGGCCAGACCGAAACCGTCGCGCTCGTGACGAACTACCCCGGTATCGATATCAAATCCGGGAGTATGGGCAAGCCGACGCCGGGCGTCGGCGCGACGATAATCGACGTCGACGACGAAGAAGAGGTCGAAACCGGTGAAATCGGTGAGATTGCCGTCCCGGTCGATTCGCCGGCGATCTTCGACGGCTACTACGAGAAGCCGGAACTCGACGAGCAGAAGCTTTCCGGGGACTACTATCGTACCGGTGACCTCGCCTCTGCCGACGAGGACGGATACTTCTTCTTCGAGGGGCGAGCCGACGATATCATTATCTCCTCTGGCTACCGTATCGGTCCGTTCGAGGTCGAGGACGCGCTTGTTAGCCACGATGCCGTCGCCGAAGCCGCCGTGGTCGACAGCCCACACGAAGAACGCGGCAACGTCGTCAAGGCCTACGTGATCCTCTCCGAGGACTACGAGAGCAGCGACGAGCTGAAAGACGAGATCCAGGCGTTCATGAAAGAGGAGACGGCTCCCTACAAGTATCCCCGCCGGATCGAGTTCACGGACGAACTCCCGAAGACCTCGAGCGGGAAGATCCGCCGCGTCGAACTCCGGGAACAAGAACAGGAAAAACACAACCTGTAA